Genomic segment of Macadamia integrifolia cultivar HAES 741 unplaced genomic scaffold, SCU_Mint_v3 scaffold2596, whole genome shotgun sequence:
GGTAATTTACATTAGCTTTTTACCACTATTTTTAATTCTCACATAAAATGACTTTGTTATTTTCTATGCATGATCTTGTTGTATCACAGTCCTCTATGCCATTGCCTTGAACCCATATTGACCTCACAATCGTATGGATCGGATTATACTGGAGTTAAATGAGCACTAAATATTGAATAACACTAAATATCATCGAGTGAATGACCTCTAGAAGGTAAGATGAGTCGAACTCAAAATCATATATTTCCTTAGGCAAAAACCTCTTATCAAGTCGGATGCCCTTGAGGTAATAGGAGTCAAACTCATAAAACTTGCTTTATGGAAGAGTCATTAAAGAAATATTCTATATGagaatttatataaatataaattatgtTCAGGGACTTAGCAGAAATTTACCTCACTTGCATATTAACAAGAGTATTTATGTAGCTCTTGCACCCACCAGCATTGTATGATTCATCTATATCTTTTGCATTTTTCTTTCTGtgataaataaatcaataaaccTCAGATACATCATAcatcaacaatttaaaaaaagaaaaattgccttctcctttttctgataaagatataaataaacaaatctcggatacatcaaaataaaatttaaaaagttGAAGAAAGCATAAGGTTTGGACTTTTGGAGCATTGGAAACAGTCATCTGAGCCAgaacaaggaaagaaaaaagaaattaataataataataaataagaacTAATTGTTGTGCCTGTAACTTTAGGCATATTGAACTATGGAGGAGGAGTGAAGCTatgaaggaaagggaaagaaagtacATGATAAGTCAAGCACTGATCATGAGTCTTCTACTGTAAATGTAGAACATAAGCAATGTAGTTACATACCTTCTTTTATTCCATTTTCAGCTTCTAATTCTATAAAAGTATGcatatagaaagagagagagagagagagagagagagagactactgAAAGCCTTCGCTTATTCTTCCTGTTTCCATGAAGGGGAGAGAAACATCACACGTTCACCGCTTTACAGAGGAACATAAGGGAGGAAGTAGACGTGGAAGAAGGAGTGGCGGAGCTGGAGGAGGAGGCTTCGTCTTCAACAGTACTGCCCAAGACCAACCTCTCATAGTAATCGattgagaagagggagagggatagctGCACCTCGTCCCTAGTCCAGACCCGGCCGCAGCCGCCGCCACCCAGACTCAACCTGGAGGAGGAGAGGCGAGTGAGGAGAGGGCGGAGGCAGACCATGTAGAGGCGGCGATACCCACCGAGAGCCACCACAACGGGCCTCACGTCGCAAGGTGGAGGGGAGACGTAGCGGAAGCAGATGTTTTCCCATAGCCAGTCGTGGCAAGTGAGGGAGCGCCACTGGCGGCACACACACGCAACCACCCCGAGAGAACGGCCGTCCAGCCGCTTCAGTATCTCCACCAGTATGTCTGGGTGGTCGTTTATGCAGAACTTCACCTTCACCTgaaccttcttttctctctcttccgcCATTACTTGAATATATTTCCTCAATCACCACGTTCCTGCTACCACTATTTTGTTTAGTTTTCGCCTTTTAGCTTTGGATTTGAGCTTGAGAGTAGATGCAGAATAAATGTAACTCACTTGtgtgcatgagagagagagagagagagagagagagaatggctGAGGGATTTGACTTGTGACTGcagtggggggtggggggagagagtCCAGA
This window contains:
- the LOC122066810 gene encoding F-box protein SNE-like, with the translated sequence MAEEREKKVQVKVKFCINDHPDILVEILKRLDGRSLGVVACVCRQWRSLTCHDWLWENICFRYVSPPPCDVRPVVVALGGYRRLYMVCLRPLLTRLSSSRLSLGGGGCGRVWTRDEVQLSLSLFSIDYYERLVLGSTVEDEASSSSSATPSSTSTSSLMFLCKAVNV